One Prinia subflava isolate CZ2003 ecotype Zambia chromosome 17, Cam_Psub_1.2, whole genome shotgun sequence DNA segment encodes these proteins:
- the METRN gene encoding meteorin, whose protein sequence is MWALRALCLAGLGAAIGGGAADQCSWRGSGLSQEAGSVEQLSLHCAEGSLEWLYPTGALRLRLAPRLPPTSAAIKGGSPPHVTACIKPAGTFRGAQLYLEREGGLELLLPEAPRPRARCFSWLPQEKVALFLQATPQPDISRRIAAFRYELRGDWLARPALPAASLGAEGACRPCNDTEILMAICTSDFVIRGSIRSVSNDAELQESIIGVSATRIHRQKFPLFQAGGRAGRPVGSIRTPLRCGVKPGPGTFLFTGWLHFGEAWLSCAPRYRDFQRIYEGARRARQNPCEFPVD, encoded by the exons ATGTGGGCGCTGCGGGCGCTGTGCCTggccgggctgggggcggccatcggcggcggcgcggcggaccagtgcagctggaggggcag CGGGCTGTCACAGGAGGCCGGCAGCGTGGAgcagctgtccctgcactgcGCCGAGGGCTCGCTGGAGTGGCTGTACCCCACGGGGGCCCTTCGCCTCCGCCTGGCCCCCCGCCTGCCCCCCACCAGCGCCGCCATCAAGGGCGGGAGCCCCCCGCACGTCACCGCCTGCATCAAACCCGCCGGGACCTTCCGGGGGGCTCAGCTCTAcctggagagggaggggggcctggagctgctgctgccagaagccccccggccccgcgcccgctgCTTCAGCTGGCTGCCCCAGGAGAAGGTGGCTCTGTTCCTGCAGGCCACCCCGCAGCCCGACATCAGCCGCCGCATCGCCGCCTTCCGCTACGAGCTGCGGGGGGACTGGCTGGcccgccccgcgctgcccgccgccAGCCTCGGCGCTGAAG GTGCGTGCCGGCCGTGCAATGACACCGAGATCCTGATGGCCATTTGCACTAGTGACTTTG TGATCCGCGGCAGCATCCGGAGCGTCTCCAACGACGCAGAGCTGCAGGAATCCATCATCGGGGTGAGCGCCACCCGCATCCACCGCCAGAAATTCCCGCTCTTCCAGGCAGGTGGGCGGGCAGGGCGGCCTGTGGGCAGCATCCGCACCCCGCTGCGCTGCGGGGTCAAGCCGGGCCCCGGCACCTTCCTGTTCACGGGGTGGCTGCACTTCGGGGAGGCCTGGCTGAGCTGCGCGCCGCGCTACCGGGACTTCCAGCGCATCTACGAGGGGGCGCGGCGCGCACGCCAGAACCCCTGCGAGTTCCCTGTGGACTGA
- the FBXL16 gene encoding F-box/LRR-repeat protein 16, whose amino-acid sequence MSNPRNGDTKPPCLPRNGLVKIPTQPNGLGSASITKGTPAVKNRLCQPSSVPAILSPALAHRSDLPIPSLASPLSLATLASVSSPPGASLVGLNASEGSEQPSPERLPGSPSERQLAVDEKILNRLFWYFSACEKCVLAQVCKAWRRVLYQPKFWVGLTPVLHTKELYNILPSGEKEFVSLQGFAVRGFDGFCLVGVSDLDICEFIDNYPLSKKGVKSMSLKRSTITDAGLEVMLEQMQGVVRLELSGCNDFTEAGLWSSLNARITALSVSDCINVADDAIAAISQLLPNLTELNLQAYHVTDTALAYFTAKQGYTTHTLRLNSCWEITNHGVVNMVHSLPNLSVLSLSGCSKVTDDGVELVAENLRKLRSLDLSWCPRITDMALEYIACDLHKLEELVLDRCVRITDTGLSYLSTMSSLRSLYLRWCCQVQDFGLKHLLGMGSLRLLSLAGCPLLTTTGLSGLVQLQELEELELTNCPGATPELFKYFSQHLPCCMVIE is encoded by the exons ATGTCGAACCCGAGAAACGGCGACACCAAGCCCCCATGTTTGCCCCGCAATGGACTGGTGAAGATCCCCACGCAACCCAACGGCCTCGGCTCCGCCAGCATCACCAAAGGCACCCCTGCCGTGAAAAACCGCCTGTGCCAGCCTTCCTCCGTGCCTGCCATCCTCAGCCCGGCCTTAGCCCACCGCAGCGAcctgcccatccccagcctggcctCCCCGCTCTCCTTGGCCACTCTGGCCAGCGTCTCCTCCCCTCCCGGCGCTTCCTTGGTGGGACTGAATGCGAGCGAAGGCTCGGAGCAGCCCTCCCCCGAGCGGCTGCCGGGCTCGCCCTCGGAAAGGCAGCTGGCGGTGGACGAGAAGATCCTCAACCGCTTGTTCTGGTACTTTTCAGCGTGCGAGAAGTGCGTGCTGGCGCAGGTGTGCAAGGCGTGGCGGCGGGTGCTCTACCAGCCCAAGTTCTGGGTGGGCTTGACACCCGTCCTGCACACCAAAGAGCTCTACAACATCCTGCCCAGTGGAGAGAAGGAGTTCGTCAGCCTGCAGGGCTTTGCCGTCCGCGGCTTCGACGGCTTCTGCCTCGTGGGCGTCTCCGACCTGGACATTTGTGAGTTCATTGACAACTACCCCCTCTCCAAGAAGGGGGTCAAGTCCATGAGCCTTAAGAGGTCGACCATCACAGATGCGGGGTTGGAG GTGATGCTGGAGCAGATGCAGGGCGTGGTGCGGCTGGAGCTGTCAGGCTGCAACGACTTCACAGAGGCCGGGCTGTGGTCCAGCCTCAACGCCCGCATCACGGCGCTGAGCGTCAGCGACTGCATCAACGTGGCCGACGACGCCATCGCTGCCATCTCGCAGCTCCTGCCCAACCTCACTGAGCTCAACCTGCAAGCCTACCACGTGACGGACACGGCGCTCGCCTACTTCACCGCCAAGCAGGGCTACACCACCCACACCCTGCGCCTCAACTCCTGCTGGGAGATCACCAACCACGGCGTGGTCAACATGGTGCACAGCCTGCCCAACCTGAGCGTCCTCAGCCTCTCGGGCTGCTCCAAGGTGACAGATGACGGCGTGGAGCTGGTGGCCGAGAACCTGCGGAAGCTGCGCAGCCTCGACCTGTCCTGGTGCCCCCGCATCACCGACATGGCCCTGGAGTACATCGCCTGCGACCTGCACaagctggaggagctggtgctCGACAG GTGCGTGCGGATCACCGACACTGGTCTCAGCTACCTGTCCACCATGTCATCCCTGCGGAGCCTCTACCTGCGCTGGTGCTGCCAG GTGCAGGATTTTGGCCTGAAGCACCTCCTGGGCATGGGCAGCCTGCGCCTCCTCTCGCTGGCTG GCTGCCCCTTGCTGACCACCACGGGGCTGTCggggctggtgcagctgcaggagctggaggagctggaactCACCAACTGCCCCGGGGCCACCCCGGAGCTCTTCAAGTACTTCTCCCAGCACCTCCCGTGCTGCATGGTGATCGAGTAG
- the WDR24 gene encoding GATOR2 complex protein WDR24 translates to MEKMARVTTALGGNALTGRTMFCHLDAPANAISVCRDAAQVVVAGRNIFKIYSIEEEQFVEKLNLRVGRKPSLNFSCADVVWHQMDENLLATAATNGVVVTWNLGKPSRNKQDQLFTEHKRTVNKVCFHPTEVYMLLSGSQDGYMKCFDLRKKDSVSTFSGQSESVRDVQFSIRDYFTFAATFENGNVQLWDIRRPDRYERMFTAHNGPVFCCDWHPEDRGWLATGGRDKMVKVWDMNTTRAKEIYCVQTIASVARVKWRPECKHHIATCSMMVDHNIYVWDVRRPFIPSAMFEEHKDVTTGIVWRHLHDPYFLLSGSKDSTLYQHIFKDASQPIDRANPEGLCYSLYGDLAFAAKESLISSDSNRKPYIGDRRHPIFFKRKLDPTEQFEYISSSSALSVFETDVESGSMDWFVHTAKQYALAGRPLAELCDHNAKVAKGLDRNQVAQTWTMLRIIYSSLGAVSSTNLNHSMGKGSTALPLMNSFNLKDIPAGLGSESRLDRSKGESRTENILMDSSSTLINNEDNEETEGSDVPADYLLGDVEADEDDLYMMDHENPHAEEQEYSLPQEAFPLRHEIVDNPSALDHLQDKADSPHVSGNEAETVSLTPVESFSLISISHSLYENRLPSDFFSPIVRDTLLFYAEQGDVQTAVSVLIVLGERIRKEIDEQTQEHWYTSYIDLLQRFQLWNISNEVIKLSTCRAINCLNQASTTLHVNCSNCKRPMSNRGWICDRCRQCASMCAVCHHVVKGLFVWCQGCSHGGHLQHIMKWLETSSHCPAGCGHLCEYT, encoded by the exons ATGGAGAAGATGGCCAGGgtcaccactgccctggggggcAACGCGCTGACCGGCCGCACCATGTTCTGCCACCTGGACGCCCCTGCCAACGCCATCAGCGTGTGCCGGGACGCCGCCCAGGTGGTGGTGGCCGGCCGCAACATCTTCAAAATCTACTCCATTGAGGAGGAGCAGTTCGTGGAGAAGCTGAACCTCCGAGTGGGCCGCAAACCCTCGCTGAACTTCAGCTGCGCTGACGTGGTGTGGCACCAGATGGACGAGAACCTGCTGGCCACCGCTGCCACCAATGGCGTGGTGGTCACCTGGAACCTGGGCAAGCCGTCCCGCAACAAGCAGGACCAGCTGTTCACGGAGCACAAGCGCACTGTCAACAAGGTGTGCTTCCACCCCACCGAGGTGTACATGCTGCTCAGTGGCTCCCAGGATGGCTACATGAAGTGCTTTGACCTGCGCAAGAAGGATTCTGTCAGCACCTTCTCTG ggcagTCGGAGAGCGTGCGTGACGTCCAGTTCAGCATCCGGGACTATTTCACCTTCGCCGCCACCTTCGAGAACGGGAACGTGCAGCTGTGGGACATCCGCCGGCCCGACCGCTACGAGAGGATGTTCACGGCCCACAACGGGCCCGTCTTCTGCTGTGACTGGCACCCAGAGGACAG GGGCTGGCTGGCCACGGGCGGCCGCGACAAGATGGTGAAGGTGTGGGACATGAACACGACGCGGGCCAAGGAGATCTACTGCGTGCAGACCATCGCCTCGGTGGCACGGGTGAAGTGGCGCCCCGAGTGCAAGCACCACATCGCCACCTGCTCCATGATGGTGGACCACAACATCTACGTGTGGGACGTGCGCCGCCCCTTCATCCCCTCCGCCATGTTCGAGGAGCACAAGGACGTCACCACGGGCATCGTGTGGCGGCACCTCCACGACCCCTATTTCCTGCTCTCGGGCTCCAAGGACAGCACCCTGTACCAGCACATCTTCAAGGACGCCAGCCAGCCCATCGACCGCGCCAACCCCGAGGGGCTGTGCTACAGCCTCTACGGAGACCTTGCCTTCGCCGCCAAGGAGAGCCTCATCTCCTCCGACTCCAACCGCAAGCCCTACATCGGGGACCGGCGCCACCCCATCTTCTTCAAGCGCAAGCTGGACCCCACGGAGCAGTTCGAGTACATCTCGTCCTCCAGCGCCCTCAGCGTGTTCGAGACGGACGTGGAGAGCGGCAGCATGGACTGGTTCGTGCACACGGCCAAGCAGTACGCGCTGGCCGGCCGGCCGCTGGCCGAGCTCTGCGACCACAACGCCAAGGTGGCCAAGGGACTGGACCGCAACCAG GTGGCTCAGACGTGGACCATGCTGAGGATTATCTACTCCAGCCTCGGCGCTGTGTCGTCCACAAACCTCAACCACAGCATGGGGAAAGGCAGCACTGCGCTCCCACTCATGAACAG ctttaaCCTGAAAGAtatccctgctgggctgggcagcgAGTCCAGACTGGACCGCAGCAAAGGAGAAAGCCGCACGGAAAACATCCTCATGGATTCCTCCTCCACCCTGATCAACAACGAGG ACAATGAGGAGACAGAGGGCAGCGACGTCCCTGCGGATTACCTGCTGGGAGACGTGGAGGCAGATGAGGATGACCTGTACATGATGGACCACGAGAACCCACATG CTGAAGAGCAGGAATACAGCCTTCCCCAGGAAGCCTTCCCCCTGCGCCATGAGATCGTGGACAACCCTTCAGCCCTGGACCACCTGCAGGACAAGGCTGACTCCCCCCACGTCAGTGGCAACGAGGCCGAGACGGTGTCGCTGACCCCCGTGGAGTCCTTCTCGCTGATCTCCATCTCCCACTCGCTCTACGAGAACCGCCTGCCCTCCGACTTCTTCAGCCCCATCGTGCGGGACACGCTGCTCTTCTACGCCGAGCAGGGCGACGTGCAGACAGCCGTGTCCGTGCTGATCGTGCTGGGAGAGCGCATCCGCAAGGAGATCGACGAGCAGACGCAG gagcaCTGGTACACGTCCTACATCGACCTGCTGCAGCGCTTCCAGCTCTGGAACATCTCCAACGAGGTGATCAAGCTGAGCACATGCCGTGCCATCAACTGCCTGAACCAGGCTTCCACCACCCTGCACGTCAACTGCAGCAACTGCAAGAGGCCCATGAGCAACAGGGGCTGGATCTGCGACAG GTGTCGGCAGTGTGCCAGCATGTGTGCCGTGTGTCACCACGTGGTGAAGGGGCTCTTTGTCTGGTGCCAGGGCTGTAGCCACGGCGGCCACCTGCAACACATCATGAAGTGGCTGGAGaccagctcccactgccctgctggCTGCGGCCACCTCTGCGAGTACACCTGA
- the JMJD8 gene encoding jmjC domain-containing protein 8 isoform X1, with the protein MTMCTVLSRCMPGIVVPDAPGAGLDGGAAVAGAAAGLGPAWRLHRPSGRRLAGGHGAGGTTVHRGASRCLPHLLALPAAVRLLPAGDSQWGHGQFGVPSPLHPGEAAGGLRALPGAAQHGQHLLVPQSGCAVPGVRGSPAEAAGPGPAGQRHPLLLRGQQLHRVGPALPALRAPSLPHPGHQPRLQLWARRLRLRRSLPLARPRFLRGDFWQEAPLGLSPRGWRGIGRGFGPGVFQRWFLYPPDKTPHFHPNETTLAWLQHTYPTLPAAQRPLECTLRPGEVLYFPDRWWHATLNLDTSVFISTFLG; encoded by the exons ATGACTATGTGCACCGTGCTGTCGCGGTGCATGCCGGGAATCGTAGTTCCCGATGCCCCCGGTGCCGGTCTCGATGGCGGCGCGGCTGTTgccggtgctgctgctgggctgggtccAGCCTGGCGCCTGCACCGACCCTCCGGGCGGCGGCTG GCTGGCGGGCACGGTGCCGGAGGAACCACGGTGCACCGTGGAGCGAGCCGATGCCTCCCTCACCTACTCGCTCTTCCTGCAGCG GTTCGCCTTCTCCCGGCCGGTGATTCTCAGTGGGGTCACGGACAATTCG GCGTTCCGAGCCCTCTGCACCCGGGAGAAGCTGCTGGCGGCCTTCGGGCCCTTCCCGGTGCGGCTCAGCACGGCCAACACCTACTCGTACCGCAAAG TGGATGTGCCGTTCCAGGAGTACGTGGATCACCTGCTGAAGCCGCAGGACCCGGCCCGGCTGGGCAGCG ACACCCTCTACTTCTTCGGGGACAACAACTTCACCGAGTGGGGCCCGCTCTTCCAGCACTACGTGCCCCCTCCCTTCCGCATCCCGGGCACCAGCCCCGCCTACAGCTTTGGGCTCGCAG GCTCAGGCTCCGGCGTTCCCTTCCACTGGCACGGCCCCGGTTTCTCCGAGGTGATTTTTGGCAGGAAG cccccctggggctgagcccaaggggctggaggggaatTGGGAGGGGATTTGGCCCCGGTGTTTTCCAGCGCTGGTTTCTGTACCCGCCGGATAAAACCCCGCACTTCCACCCCAACGAGACGAcgctggcctggctccagcacacGTATCCCACCCTGCCAGCGGCCCAGCGCCCGCTGGAGTGCACCCTGCGCCCTGGGGAG GTCCTGTACTTCCCTGACCGCTGGTGGCACGCCACGCTCAACCTGGACACCAGCGTCTTCATCTCCACCTTCCTGGGCtag
- the JMJD8 gene encoding jmjC domain-containing protein 8 isoform X2, translated as MPPVPVSMAARLLPVLLLGWVQPGACTDPPGGGWLAGTVPEEPRCTVERADASLTYSLFLQRFAFSRPVILSGVTDNSAFRALCTREKLLAAFGPFPVRLSTANTYSYRKVDVPFQEYVDHLLKPQDPARLGSDTLYFFGDNNFTEWGPLFQHYVPPPFRIPGTSPAYSFGLAGSGSGVPFHWHGPGFSEVIFGRKRWFLYPPDKTPHFHPNETTLAWLQHTYPTLPAAQRPLECTLRPGEVLYFPDRWWHATLNLDTSVFISTFLG; from the exons ATGCCCCCGGTGCCGGTCTCGATGGCGGCGCGGCTGTTgccggtgctgctgctgggctgggtccAGCCTGGCGCCTGCACCGACCCTCCGGGCGGCGGCTG GCTGGCGGGCACGGTGCCGGAGGAACCACGGTGCACCGTGGAGCGAGCCGATGCCTCCCTCACCTACTCGCTCTTCCTGCAGCG GTTCGCCTTCTCCCGGCCGGTGATTCTCAGTGGGGTCACGGACAATTCG GCGTTCCGAGCCCTCTGCACCCGGGAGAAGCTGCTGGCGGCCTTCGGGCCCTTCCCGGTGCGGCTCAGCACGGCCAACACCTACTCGTACCGCAAAG TGGATGTGCCGTTCCAGGAGTACGTGGATCACCTGCTGAAGCCGCAGGACCCGGCCCGGCTGGGCAGCG ACACCCTCTACTTCTTCGGGGACAACAACTTCACCGAGTGGGGCCCGCTCTTCCAGCACTACGTGCCCCCTCCCTTCCGCATCCCGGGCACCAGCCCCGCCTACAGCTTTGGGCTCGCAG GCTCAGGCTCCGGCGTTCCCTTCCACTGGCACGGCCCCGGTTTCTCCGAGGTGATTTTTGGCAGGAAG CGCTGGTTTCTGTACCCGCCGGATAAAACCCCGCACTTCCACCCCAACGAGACGAcgctggcctggctccagcacacGTATCCCACCCTGCCAGCGGCCCAGCGCCCGCTGGAGTGCACCCTGCGCCCTGGGGAG GTCCTGTACTTCCCTGACCGCTGGTGGCACGCCACGCTCAACCTGGACACCAGCGTCTTCATCTCCACCTTCCTGGGCtag
- the STUB1 gene encoding E3 ubiquitin-protein ligase CHIP: MKGKEEREGGAAGPGAAGPGAGGAGGGSPEKSHSAQEHKEQGNRLFGGRKYPEAAACYGRAINRNPLVAVYYTNRALCYLKMQQHDKALADCKRALELDGQSVKAHFFLGQCQMEMENYDEAIANLQRAYNLAKEQRLNFGDDIPSALRIAKKKRWNSIEEKRINQENELHSHLTKLIVAEKERELAECRKTQQEENMDESRSRVQLASIEAKHDKYLADMDELFSQVDEKRKKRDIPDYLCGKISFELMREPCITPSGITYDRKDIEEHLQRVGHFDPVTRSPLTQDQLIPNLAMKEVIDAFISENGWVEDY; this comes from the exons ATGAAGGGCAAGGAGGAGCGCgagggcggcgcggcggggcccggcgcggcggggccgggcgcgggaggcgcgggcggcggcagcCCCGAGAAGAGCCACAGCGCGCAGGAGCACAAGGAGCAGGGGAACCGGCTCTTCGGCGGCCGCAAGTACCCCGAGGCCGCCGCCTGCTACGGCCGCGCCATC AACCGGAACCCCTTGGTGGCCGTGTACTACACCAACCGGGCCCTGTGCTACCTGAAGATGCAGCAGCACGACAAGGCGCTGGCCGACTGCAAGCGGGCGCTGGAGCTGGACGGGCAGTCCGTGAAGGCTCACTTCTTCCTGGGCCAGTGCCAGATGGAGATGGAAAACTACGACGAGGCCATCGCCAACCTGCAGAGAG CCTACAACCTCGCCAAGGAACAGCGGCTGAATTTCGGGGATGACATCCCCAGTGCGCTGCGCATTGCCAAGAAGAAACGCTGGAACAGCATTGAGGAGAAGCGGATCAACCAGGAGAACGAGCTGCACTCCCACCTGACCAAGCTGATCGTGGCCGAGAAGGAGAG GGAGCTGGCAGAGTGCCGAAAGActcagcaggaggaaaacatgGACGAGAGCCGGAGCCGTGTTCAGCTGGCCAGCATCGAGGCCAAACAC GACAAATACCTGGCAGACATGGACGAGCTCTTCTCCCAAGTGGATGAGAAGAGGAAG AAGCGAGACATCCCTGACTACCTGTGCGGGAAGATCAGTTTTGAGCTGATGAGAGAGCCCTGCATCACGCCCAGCGGGATCACCTACgacaggaaggacattgaggaGCATCTCCAG CGCGTGGGGCATTTCGACCCGGTGACGCGGAGTCCCCTGACCCAGGACCAGCTGATCCCCAACCTCGCCATGAAGGAGGTGATAGACGCGTTCATCTCAGAGAACGGCTGGGTGGAGGATTACTga
- the RHBDL1 gene encoding rhomboid-related protein 1 → MPLRCPSQRQGQVSPGTRGARRSPQPSREPQLRHPGDAPCRAPQLDPENTGFIGVETFASLVHSHELPLDPAKLDMLVALAQGNDEGQVCYQELVDLISSKRSSSFKRAIANGQRALPRDVLLDETGLGIYKRFVRYVAYEILPCEMDRRWYFYQHRTCPPPVFMAAVTLTQIIVFLCYGARLNKWVLQTYHPEYMKSPLVYHPGHRARAWRFLTYMFMHVGLEQLGFNALLQLMIGVPLEMVHGILRISFLYLAGVLAGSLTVSITDMRAPLVGGSGGVYALCSAHLANVVMNWAGMRCPYKLLRMVLALVCMSSEVGRAVWLRFSPPLPASGPQPSFMAHLAGAIVGISMGLTILRSYEESLQDQCGWWVLLLSYGTFLLFAVFWNIFAYDLLGAQIPPPP, encoded by the exons TCCGGCATCCCGGTGACGCTCCGTGCCGTGCCCCACAGCTCGACCCCGAAAACACCGGCTTCATCGGGGTGGAGACGTTCGCCAGCCTGGTGCACAGCCATGAGCTGCCCCTGGACCCCGCCAAGCTCGACATGCTGGTGGCCCTGGCCCAGGGCAACGACGAGGGGCAGGTCTGCTATCAGGAGCTGGTAGACCTG ATCAGCAGCAAGCGCTCGAGCAGCTTCAAGCGCGCCATCGCCAACGGGCAGCGGGCGCTGCCCCGCGACGTCCTGCTGGATGAGACCGGCCTCGGCATCTACAAACGCTTCGTCCGTTACGTGGCCTACGAGATCCTGCCCTGCGAGATGGACCGGCGCTGGTACTTCTACCAGCACCGCACCTGCCCGCCCCCCGTCTTCATGGCAGCCGTCACCCTCACCCAG ATCATCGTGTTCCTGTGCTACGGGGCCCGGCTGAACAAGTGGGTGCTGCAGACCTACCACCCCGAGTACATGAAGAGCCCCCTGGTCTACCACCCCGGGCACCGGGCACGTGCCTGGCGCTTCCTCACCTACATGTTCATGCACGTGGG gctggagcagctggggttCAACGCCCTCCTGCAGCTGATGATCGGGGTGCCCCTGGAGATGGTGCACGGCATCCTGCGCATCAGCTTCCTCTACCTGGCCGGGGTCCTGGCAG GCTCCCTCACCGTCTCCATCACGGACATGAGGGCCCCCCTGGTTGGGGGCTCGGGGGGGGTCTAcgccctctgctctgctcacctCGCCAACGTCGTCATG AACTGGGCCGGGATGCGCTGTCCCTACAAGCTGCTGCGGATGGTGCTGGCGCTGGTGTGCA TGAGCTCCGAGGTTGGTCGCGCCGTCTGGCTCCGCTTCTCGCCGCCGCTGCCGGCCTCGGGCCCCCAGCCCAGCTTCATGGCGCACCTGGCGGGGGCCATCGTGGGCATCAGCATGGGGCTGACCATCCTGCGCAGCTACGAGGAGAGCCTGCAGGACCAGTGCGGctggtgggtgctgctgctgtcctaCGGCACCTTCCTGCTCTTCGCCGTCTTCTGGAACATCTTCGCCTACGACCTGCTGGGGGCACAGATCCCGCCCCCGCCCTAG